Sequence from the Actinomyces slackii genome:
GCGGAAACTGAGGCGAAAAATGAGAATCAGAAGAACTACGCCGAGGGAGTGACATATAACCAGGCACTCACTACAATGACTTTGCTGCAGAGCGGAATATATTCGGCTGAGGAACTGGCTTCGACGCGCAAGGGAGTAGCTGTGGATGCGAGCAGTGTCATCGCTTCCGATGGGGAAGTTCTCGTGGGACCCGATTCTCAAGGAGAGGTCTCCTCTCTTACTCCTGAGCAATACGATGCACTGGTGGAAGTCGGCGGAGTACTTCCATCAGGTGATAATGCGGGTCTAACGGACATTACGGATCGGGTGACAACCCGTTACACAGAAGCATCTAGGAATGCCAAACCTGACAATGGTGCGGATCCTGCGCCTTGGGACTAACGAGAGCGGATTGTATACGGTGCGGCGATTTTCTGTCCTTAGTGGGGCGTCATTGTGTGTCCTTGCGCTCACCTCTTGCGTAGTGTCGGGTGATGGCGATGCCTATCGGACCGTGCCTCCCAGTGTTGCCGTTGAGGGGAAAAAATTCTCTTGTGCTGGCGTCCCGGATGAGTCGGTCGGCAAGATGTTTGACTCCGCGATCACCTACAGTGAGCGCACGCTATATTGGAAGCGTGACGCCGTTTCCTCGATTGAGTGCACCGTTAGTCGCGCCGACAGTGGCGGGCGGATCGCGGTATACGTGTCTTATGGTCGTATTCCTGACTATGGGGATCCGATCGATACGACAAATGCGTACCAAGCGCCAAATCGGGAGAACTTCTCGGTTCCCGGCGTCGAGGGTGAAGGGACCGTAGATACAGCTAAAGAGGGCGGGGGCGTCGCAGTGTTCCAATGTGATGGGCACTATGTGCTGGTGTCCATCTACCCCCGCCAGGAGGTCCAGGGCGACCTGAAGAGCAATATGGTGAATCTTGCGACGTCGATGACGCCGTGGGTGTGCGGTGGGGAGACGATCCCTGGTCGACAGGAGACCCTGGAGGAGCTGGAGCGCCCGAAACCGCAGTCGACACCCACGCAGGATGCGTAAGCGCGCCGCACAGCCAGCGGATAGAGCGTCCGGAGCGGGGTGCAGGAGATTTCAGTCGTCGTCGGTGGTGTTGAGGGTCTGGACCTCGGCGACGGGGATGGGGGTTTCGGACTGGGTGCTGGTGATGCCCAGGCTGCCGCTGGTTCCGTCGGTGGCCGTGAAGGTGGTGTGATAGTTGATGGTGGTGGTCAACGGGGTGGTTCCACCGAGGTGAGCGCTGGACCGGGTGAAGACGATGAGGCAGTCGGTGGTGTCCCAGTCGGGGGTCTGCGGAGTCCAAGGCTGACCGAAGCCGGTGCACTTGACCTGGGAGTCCGGAGCAGAGAGCTTCAGGCCGGTGGCGGCAATGGTGACGGTGGCCGTGGTGGAACCTGCGGTGGCGGAGATGGTGGTGGAGCGGACGGTGGCATCCGTGGCCCATACCCAGGTGTCGTAGCCGACCAGAGTTGAGCCCTGATTACCGATGGCGGGGTTGGTCTCGATAGTGGGTGTGGGGATGGTGGCGCTGGCCATCACCGCCCGGGCCAGAGTCTCCCCGGCGATGTAGGGCTGCGGCATGGGAGTGCCGGCAGGCAGCCAGACGTTGGGACTAATCGCGCTCTCACGCATGCCCAGCAAAGTCTGACGGTACTCCTCCTCTGATGCGGCGCGGCTGGGATCACAGTTGACTTTGTACCATCCGCCGTCCTGATCCCGACGATCCTCCCAATCGGCGTAACTATCAAACGCATAGATGAGAGCTCGCCCTATTGACACGCCAGAATTGCTTTTCTTGTCCTTCTCAATCTGCTCCTTGCGCTCCTCCATATTCTTGGCCACTTCTTCACCGCTGCCGACGTACTCGTACCAGCAGATCGGGTCGACGGCGATGCCGGAGACATCGACCGATGCACCTGTACCTGGAGCGGCTGATGTTGGGCTCCCGGAACCGTCGGAGACAACTGTCTCGGAGGCCTGGGCCTGAACCTCGATCGAGTCGGCTCCACCCCCGGACACGCTGCCGCCCGCATCGGAGTTTCCTCCACCTTTAGGTGACGCGAATGACGGTGCGTCAAAAATACTGCACACAAGCGCCGTGGCGGCGATAAGGGTCACAAAATATGTTCGACTAAGAGTTAGATGCTGACTTATCATGCGCATTCGTCTGTCCCTAATTCCTCACTCTTGCTGGCAAGCCATGTGCCGTTTTTCTTGACCATCTGATATGTTCGAGTATAGGCATGCTGATAACTTCGTGCGTCGACCTCGTCCCCTTGCTCGTTGACGACCTTCATTTTGGTGTAATCCGTGCACACTAAGACTTCTGCGGAATCATCTGCGGTGAGACTAACCGATGCAACACTGACGCTGTAGAAACCTGAGGCCCTCCAGCCTTGATTTTCGAACTCTGCGAAGACGTCTTGGTAGAGCTGGAGCTCCTCGCCAGTCATCGTGGCTTGAGTTTCCTCTGAGTTCTCCATGTTCATGAAAGCGAGCCATACCGTCTTGTCGAAGGCCATGAAATACATGAAGGCCTCCGCCTGCTTCGCGTCCATGTTCTCGGGGATGGAGACCACCTGATACCCGTTGTCCCAGTCCGACAGCGATTCCGTGGTGATCTCTTCGACTGGGGGCACGGAGACAGTGGGCGCGGCCGAGGGTGGAGGGGCGGTGCCCGCGGAGGTGGAGGCGGCGGTGCCTGGGCTTGCCAGAGATGGAATTGACGTCTGGCTCGAGGGCTCCTGGCCCGAGCAGGCGATCAGTGACGATGCGGCGACGAGGGAGCACAGGGTGACCATGCCGCGCCTTGCCTTTGTGCGCACGGAACCTCCAGATGCAAGGGTGCTGACGGTCTGCTGCGTCAACGATAAGACACAGTGCCCTCTGGTGCCATGGAACCAACCTGGGAAGTTCCTGAAATATTTGCAGGTGCTCCAGGGATCAGCCGATTGTCGTGGTCCCTGCCGTATTCCGCCCGCGCCCTCCATCGCCGACGGGAAACGAAGCAATCCCTGCGCTCCTAGGCCGAAGAAAAAGAAATCGTCTTATGAGGTCTCTGTGCCGGGAGTTTCTGTGGGATCAGTGGTTGCTGGTGCCAGGGGAGTGTTCAGGCCTGGGATCGGCTCGCCGTTGCAGGCCCAGGGGGTGATGGAGAGGGCAAGGTTGACCAGGTTGCCCTTGAGGTCTCCGCGCATCTTTCCTTTAGGGCTGATGGACGTCGCGATGAATGCATCGCCACAGGCGATGACGGCGGCCCCGCCGCCTTCCTTCGACGTGCGCACCTCACCGGTGGCTCCAGGAACGTCAGGAACAGGAAAAGATTCCTCGTATTCATCAGCGTGGTACATTCCAGAAAGATCCCACTTGTCCCAGTCGAAATCGCGGCCGAAATGAACGTAGGCGGCCCGCTTGGTTTCTTCTATTTCGGTACCATCCGCACCTTCAGCGCGAACTCTAATGTAGCATTCTATCTGCTGTACATGATCTCCATTTTCCCTACTTCCACTAAACAACTCGTAGATCGGATCTGAGAACATTGCCTCGATCGAAGAATCAGGTACCCCCGGGCAGTGAAATGAGGTCGAACTCGGGTCGACGGATGGTGACACCATCACGGATGGCGACGCCTCTACTACGCTAGGGGTAGTGCTAGGGTTAGATCTCTTAGTCACCAGGGAGCATGACGTCGTCAGAATGATCGCGCACCATATCGCGCAGTGCCTGACGAACTTACGAGGTCGCTGCGCCGTCATGTCCTCACTACTTCCTATAAATGTCGTATGCGCTGCCGTAGCCATCCGTGTAATTGTCTGTCATGACGTCGCCGACGTTTCCCTGCGCGCGCACGATCTGCTGGACCGCCTTACCCGGTACGCCACACTTATGAGAAAGGCTCGCTCTTCCCATGGCCGACGCGCCCTTGAGTAGTGGAACGGGAGTGCGGCGCGCCGAATGATCAGACGTGGTGACTCGATGCCGTGACCCGACGCTTGCGTCACCCGCACGTTACCGGGACTTGAGAGGCCATGCTGAGCGCTCCGATGAAATGTGGTGCAGGTCTCAGAATATCCCGACCCCGCGCAGCGTCGCCTGCCCTCAGCCTGCCACAATGGCGGCATGACACGCCTCAACCCTGAGTCCTCGTCGTCCCTGTACCGCGTCATCCTCGTGTGCACCGGCAATATCTGCCGCTCGGCCATGGCGGAGGCCGTCCTGCGCGATCGCCTGGCCGGACCCCTCGCCCAGCGCGTGCACGTCTCATCCGCCGGCGTCTCCGACGAGGAGCACGGCAACCCCATGGACCACCGGGCACGCCGAGTACTGGCCGCCGCCGACTACACCACCGGCCCCGCCGCCGAGGTCATCGACCACCACCGGGCCCACCGCATCACCGACGAGGAGATCCTGGGCTCCAACCTCATCCTGGCCATGACCGCCCGCCACGAGCGCGAGCTGCGCCGCCGTGCCGAGCGCCTGGGCGCCGACCTCACGCGCATCCGGATGTACCGCTCCCTGGACCCCGAGGCCGGCCCGGCCACCGACCTCGACGTCCCCGACCCCTGGTACGGCACGGAGGCCGACTTCGAGGACACCCTCGCCGTCGTCGAACGCGTCAGTGACGCCCTGGCCACCCGCCTCGCCGACGAGACCTCCACCGCAGCACCCTAAGTCTCCCTGAGGCGCCCGGCCCGGGC
This genomic interval carries:
- a CDS encoding low molecular weight protein-tyrosine-phosphatase, encoding MTRLNPESSSSLYRVILVCTGNICRSAMAEAVLRDRLAGPLAQRVHVSSAGVSDEEHGNPMDHRARRVLAAADYTTGPAAEVIDHHRAHRITDEEILGSNLILAMTARHERELRRRAERLGADLTRIRMYRSLDPEAGPATDLDVPDPWYGTEADFEDTLAVVERVSDALATRLADETSTAAP
- a CDS encoding IMS domain-containing protein, with the protein product MVTLCSLVAASSLIACSGQEPSSQTSIPSLASPGTAASTSAGTAPPPSAAPTVSVPPVEEITTESLSDWDNGYQVVSIPENMDAKQAEAFMYFMAFDKTVWLAFMNMENSEETQATMTGEELQLYQDVFAEFENQGWRASGFYSVSVASVSLTADDSAEVLVCTDYTKMKVVNEQGDEVDARSYQHAYTRTYQMVKKNGTWLASKSEELGTDECA